The Novosphingobium sp. Gsoil 351 genome contains the following window.
ACGAAGGGTAAGAAAATGGATCTCGCTTCCGCACAAGTCATCGGCGCCGGTCTCGCGGCAATCGGCGCGGGCGCCGCGGCTGCCGGCGTCGGCACCGTCTTCGGTAACTTCCTCCAGGGCGCGCTGCGCAATCCGGCGGCAGCCGCCGGGCAGACCACCGTGCTCTACATCGGCTTCGCTGCGGCGGAACTGCTCGGGCTGATGGCCTTCGCCGTCGCCATGATCATCCTCTACGCGCGTTGAATTCGGGATCCGGCGGGCAAGTCCCGCCGGTCCTGCCAGGCGTAAAGAGAGACCGATGCCCCAGATTTCCCAACTTGCGCTCGTCTACCAGTCCCAGTGGTTCTGGCTGGTGGTGACGTTGCTCGCGATCTTCTTCCTCGTCGGCCGTGGGATCGTCCCCAAGGTCGAGGCGACGGTCGACGCGCGCGACGCCAAGATCGCGACCGACCTCGCCGAAGCCGAGCGCCTGCGCGCCGCGGCCGAGGCCGAGGAAGAAGCCTGGCGCAAGAAGATGAACGACGCACACGCCGAGGCGGTGACAGCTGCCGCTGCGGCCAAGTCGGCGTCGGCGCTGGAGGCGGAAACGCGGGTCAAGGCGGCGGATGCCGAGATCGCCAAGACGATCGATGCCGCAGCGGCGGCGCTCGCCACCGCACGGGGCAGCGCGCTGACCGAGATCGAGGTGGTCGCCGCCGAGGCCGCGCGCGACATCGTCGCCAAGCTGACCGGGGCCACCGTTTCGCCAGACGCTGCCCGTGCCGCCGTTGCCGGAGCCTTCAGCCGTGCTTGACCTGCTTGCCGTCGCCGCCCACGGGGCCGCCGAGGAACACGCCGAGGCGACCGCGTTCGGGATCGCTCCGGGCGGCTATGTCGCGCTGGCGATGCTCGTCGTCTTCGGGATCATGCTCTACGCCAAGGTGCCCGCGCTGGTCGCCAGGATGCTTGACGCGAAGATTGCCGACATTCGCGGACAGCTCGATGAAGCGGCACGGCTGCGTGATGAAGCCGCCGCGCTCAAGGCCGAATACGAAGCCAAGGCGCGCGAGGCTGATGCCGAGATCGCCGCGCTCAAGGCCGGGGCCGAGCGCCAGGCCGCGGAAATCGTGGCCAAGGCCAAGACCGACGCCGCCGCGCTGATCGAGCGTCACCACGCGATGGCCGAGGCCAAGATCGCGGGCGCCGAACGCGCCGCGGTTGCCGAAATCCGCGAGCGCGCGGCGACCGCCGCGAGTGTGGCTGCCGAGACTCTGATCGCCGCCAGACACGACGCCAAGGCCGACAAGGCGCTGGTCGACGGCGCGATCGCGGGTATCTAAGTCCCCGGCACGAACACCACTTTGCCCACCACCTCGCGGTTGGCCATCGCCGCGAACCCCTCGCGCCAGCGCGATAGCGGCAACACGCGGTCGATCCGCGGCCTGATCCGGCCCTCGCTCAGCAACCGCAGCGTCTCGTCGCGCACCGCCGCGCCGCGTGCCGGAAAGCGTCTCGAATACTCGCCTGCGCGTACACCGACGATGGAAAAACCCTTGATCAGCGGGATGTTGACCGAGATGTTGGGGATCCGGCCCGAAGTGAAGCCGACCACCAGCAGCTTGCCGCCGAACGCCACGCAGCGGGTGCTCTCGTCGAACACCGCGCCGCCGACCGGATCGTAGACCAGATCGGCAAGGGCGCCGCCGGTATTCTCGGCGACCTTCTCGCGGAACCGCCCTTGGGCGAGGATCGCAGCCGCGGGGGCGTATTCGCGTTCGACCACCGCCAGCTTGGTTGGCGATGCGGAAGCGGCGATCACTCGCGCCCCCAGCGCCTGCGCCAGATCAACCGCGGCCAGACCGACTCCGCCGGCCCCGCCATGGACCAGCACCCACTGGCCGGGCGTGAGCTTGCCGAGTTCGACCAGCGCCACCCACGCGGTCAGATAGGCGCTGCCGAACGCCGCGGCGGGCTCGAACGATATTCCTTCGGGCAAGGCGCGCAGGTTGGGCAGCGGCACCGCAGCGAATTCGGCGAACCCGCCCAGGCGAGTTCCCGCGACCACCCGGTCGCCAGCCGCGAAGCCTGATCCCGTGGGCGCGGAAACTACCTCGCCCGCCGCCTCCATTCCAGGCACGAACGGCAGCGCCGGCTTGAGTTGGTATTCGCCGCGCGTCATCAGCAAGTCAGGAAAATTGAGCGCGGCGGCGCGCACTCTGATCAGCGCCTCATCAGCGCCGGGTTGGGGGACTGGCAGATCGCCGATCACGCAACCGGCGTAGTCGGGCGCGAGCGACTGGACCTGCAGCGCCTGCATCGCGCTCAGAAGGTGTCCTTGGCTGCCCGCAGCGCGGCAAACGTGGTCACCGCGTCGCCTCCGCCCCAGCGCGCCTGTACGGCCGGATCGTCGGCGCGCAGGAAGGGGTTGGCGGCAAGCTCGCGCTCGAGGGTGGTCGGCACCGTCCATTCGCCCCGTTCGCGTCGGGCGCTGACCTCGTCGGCATAGGCGCGCAGCGACTGGTTCCCTGGATCGGCATGTAACGCGAAGCGCGCGTTGGATGCGGTGTATTCGTGCGCGCAATAGAGCGTGGTGGCGGGCGGCAGCGCCTTGAGCCGCGTCAGGCTCGCCCAGAACTGCGGTGCGGTGCCTTCGAACATCCTTCCGCAACCCAGCGCGAACAGCGCGTCGCCGACGAAGGCGATGCCGTCGTCGGCGAGGTGGTAGGCGATGTGGCCGTTGGTGTGCCCGCCGACGTCGATGACGAGCGCCTCGTGCGAACCCAGCGCGACGCGATCACCGTGCGCGATCACCCGGTCGGGCGCGGTCCCCAGGCGCTCGACTTCCGCCGGGCCGGTTATCCTGCACCCGGTGGCGGCCTTGATCGCGGCGTTGCCGCCGGCGTGGTCGGGATGCCAATGGGTGTTCCAGATCTGCGTGATCCGCCAGCCTTGGGCGTCCGCCTCGCGCAGATAGGCCTCGGCATCGGGCGTATCGATGCAGGTCGTTTCGCCACTCACGTCGTCGTGGACGAGAAAGCCGTAGTTGTCGGACAGGCAGGGGAACTGGTGGATTTGGAGCATGCGCCGATCCTGCCACAGCCTCCACCATGTAGGAAAGCAAAAGCCCGCCCGGATCGCTCCGGACGGGCTTCTGTTTGGCTAAAGGCGGTTGGCCTCAGTCGTTCTTGGCCTTGAGCGCGGCGCCGAGGATGTCGCCCAGCGATGCACCCGAATCGGAAGAGCCGTACTGCTCGACCGCTTCCTTCTCTTCGTGGAGCTGGCGCGCCTTGACCGAGAAGTTGGGCTTCTTGGACCGGTCGAAGCCGGTGACCATGGCGTCGAGCTTCTGACCCGCCTGGAAACGGTCGGGGCGCTGCTCGTCGCGGTCGCGGCCGAGATCCGAACGCTTGATGAAGCCGGTCGCGCCGTCCTCGCCGGCCTGGACTTCCAGCCCGCCATCGCGGACTTCGAGCACGGTGACGGTGACGACTTCGCCCTTGCGCAGGCCGCCCGCACCGCCGGCCGCGCCGGAGCTGCTGGCCGAGGCCGAACCGACCGCCGGAGCACCCTTTTCGAGCTGCTTCATGCCCAGGCTGATGCGCTCCTTGTCGACGTCGACGTCGAGCACCACGGCCTTGACCGGCTCACCCTTGCGGTGGAGCGCCAGCGCGTCCTCGCCCGAGATGCCCCAGGCGATGTCGGACATGTGGACCATGCCGTCGACGTCGCCATCCAGCCCGATGAATAGGCCGAACTCGGTGGCGTTCTTGACTTCGCCCTCGACGATCGAACCGATCGGGTGCTTCTCGGCGAAGTCGTCCCACGGGTTCGAATGCGCCTGCTTGAGGCCGAGGCTGATCCGGCGCTTGTCGCTGTCGACCTCCAGCACCATCACGTCGACTTCCTGGCTTGTGCTGACGATCTTGCCGGGGTGGACGTTTTTCTTGGTCCAGCTCATCTCGGAAACGTGGACGAGGCCCTCGATCCCGGCTTCGAGCTCGACGAAAGCGCCGTATTCGGTGATGTTGGTGACCACGCCCTTGAGCTTGGCGCCGACCGGATACTTGGCCGCGACGCCATCCCACGGATCGCTTTCAAGCTGCTTCATGCCCAGCGAGATGCGCTGCGTCTCGGGATTGATGCGGATGATCTGAACCTTGACGACGTCACCGATGTTGATGACCTCGCTCGGGTGGTTGACCCGCTTGTAGCTCATGTCGGTGACGTGGAGCAGGCCGTCGATGCCGCCAAGGTCGACGAACGCGCCGTAGTCGGTGATGTTCTTGACCACGCCGTCGATCACCTGGCCCTCGGCCAGCTTCTCGATCAGGCCCGAACGTTGTTCGGCGCGGGTTTCTTCGAGGACCGCGCGGCGCGAGACCACGATGTTGCCGCGGCGGCGATCCATCTTGAGGATCTGGAACGGCTGCTTCTGGTCCATCAGCGGGCCGACGTCGCGAACCGGGCGGATGTCGACCTGGCTGCCCGGCAGGAACGCCACGGCGCCGTCGAGGTCGACGGTGAAGCCGCCCTTGACCCGGCCGAAGATCGTGCCTTCGACGCGCTTGCCTTCGCCGAATTCGTTTTCGAGCTTGTCCCACGCGGCTTCGCGGCGGGCGCGGTCGCGGCTGAGCATCGCTTCGCCGTCTGCGTTCTCGACGCGGTCGACGTAGACTTCGACTTCATCGCCGACCGAAAGGCCGTGCGGCTGGCCGGGGGCGGCGAATTCGCGCAGGGCGACGCGGCCCTCGCTCTTCAGGCCGACGTCGATGACGGCCTTGTCGTTTTCGATCGCGGTAATCGTACCCTTGACGACGCGTCCCTCGAAGCCGCCGTCGGCACTGCCGCCCAGCGATTCATCGAGCATCGCGGCGAAATCGTCGCGGGTGGGGTTGGCGAGTGATGCCATGTTCAGTTGTATTCCCGTACTGTCGTTGCCGGCCGGGCGGTTGGTTCCGCCGGTCTTTTCTCCGCGAACGGCGGGATTGCCGCGCGCGGGCCAAAAAGGGCCGCTCTCCCCGCCGGGC
Protein-coding sequences here:
- a CDS encoding ATPase; this translates as MPQISQLALVYQSQWFWLVVTLLAIFFLVGRGIVPKVEATVDARDAKIATDLAEAERLRAAAEAEEEAWRKKMNDAHAEAVTAAAAAKSASALEAETRVKAADAEIAKTIDAAAAALATARGSALTEIEVVAAEAARDIVAKLTGATVSPDAARAAVAGAFSRA
- the gloB gene encoding hydroxyacylglutathione hydrolase, encoding MLQIHQFPCLSDNYGFLVHDDVSGETTCIDTPDAEAYLREADAQGWRITQIWNTHWHPDHAGGNAAIKAATGCRITGPAEVERLGTAPDRVIAHGDRVALGSHEALVIDVGGHTNGHIAYHLADDGIAFVGDALFALGCGRMFEGTAPQFWASLTRLKALPPATTLYCAHEYTASNARFALHADPGNQSLRAYADEVSARRERGEWTVPTTLERELAANPFLRADDPAVQARWGGGDAVTTFAALRAAKDTF
- the rpsA gene encoding 30S ribosomal protein S1, with translation MASLANPTRDDFAAMLDESLGGSADGGFEGRVVKGTITAIENDKAVIDVGLKSEGRVALREFAAPGQPHGLSVGDEVEVYVDRVENADGEAMLSRDRARREAAWDKLENEFGEGKRVEGTIFGRVKGGFTVDLDGAVAFLPGSQVDIRPVRDVGPLMDQKQPFQILKMDRRRGNIVVSRRAVLEETRAEQRSGLIEKLAEGQVIDGVVKNITDYGAFVDLGGIDGLLHVTDMSYKRVNHPSEVINIGDVVKVQIIRINPETQRISLGMKQLESDPWDGVAAKYPVGAKLKGVVTNITEYGAFVELEAGIEGLVHVSEMSWTKKNVHPGKIVSTSQEVDVMVLEVDSDKRRISLGLKQAHSNPWDDFAEKHPIGSIVEGEVKNATEFGLFIGLDGDVDGMVHMSDIAWGISGEDALALHRKGEPVKAVVLDVDVDKERISLGMKQLEKGAPAVGSASASSSGAAGGAGGLRKGEVVTVTVLEVRDGGLEVQAGEDGATGFIKRSDLGRDRDEQRPDRFQAGQKLDAMVTGFDRSKKPNFSVKARQLHEEKEAVEQYGSSDSGASLGDILGAALKAKND
- a CDS encoding F0F1 ATP synthase subunit C, coding for MDLASAQVIGAGLAAIGAGAAAAGVGTVFGNFLQGALRNPAAAAGQTTVLYIGFAAAELLGLMAFAVAMIILYAR
- a CDS encoding NADPH:quinone oxidoreductase family protein, producing the protein MQALQVQSLAPDYAGCVIGDLPVPQPGADEALIRVRAAALNFPDLLMTRGEYQLKPALPFVPGMEAAGEVVSAPTGSGFAAGDRVVAGTRLGGFAEFAAVPLPNLRALPEGISFEPAAAFGSAYLTAWVALVELGKLTPGQWVLVHGGAGGVGLAAVDLAQALGARVIAASASPTKLAVVEREYAPAAAILAQGRFREKVAENTGGALADLVYDPVGGAVFDESTRCVAFGGKLLVVGFTSGRIPNISVNIPLIKGFSIVGVRAGEYSRRFPARGAAVRDETLRLLSEGRIRPRIDRVLPLSRWREGFAAMANREVVGKVVFVPGT